A window of the Polaribacter batillariae genome harbors these coding sequences:
- a CDS encoding acetyl-CoA C-acyltransferase yields the protein MSKTAYIVKAYRTAVGKAPKGLFRFKRADELGAETIQHMMKELPNLDVKRIDDVIVGNAMPEGSQGLNMARFISLIGLNSVDVPGVTVNRFCSSGLETIAMAAAKIQAGMAECIIAGGAESMSSVPMTGFKPELNYDTVKNGHADYYWGMGNTAEAVANQFKVSREDQDEFAYNSHMKALKAQAENRFQDQIVPIEVEETYLDANGKKATKKYTVNKDEGPRAGTSIAVLNKLRPVFAAGGSVTAGNSSQMSDGAAFVIVMSEEMVKELNIEPIARVVNYAAAGVEPRIMGIGPVAAIPKALKQAGLQQNDIDLIELNEAFASQSLAVMRELNLNQDIVNVNGGAIALGHPLGCTGAKLSVQLFDEMRKRNLKNKYGMVTMCVGTGQGAAGIFEFLS from the coding sequence ATGAGCAAAACAGCATATATCGTAAAAGCATACAGAACTGCAGTAGGTAAAGCGCCAAAAGGGCTTTTCCGTTTTAAACGTGCAGACGAGTTGGGTGCAGAGACCATTCAACACATGATGAAAGAATTACCAAACTTAGATGTAAAACGCATCGATGATGTAATTGTAGGAAACGCCATGCCAGAAGGTTCGCAAGGATTAAATATGGCACGTTTTATATCTTTAATCGGTTTAAATTCTGTAGATGTCCCAGGAGTAACTGTCAATCGTTTCTGTTCTTCAGGATTAGAAACCATTGCAATGGCTGCAGCGAAAATTCAAGCAGGAATGGCAGAATGTATTATTGCTGGTGGTGCAGAAAGCATGAGTTCTGTTCCGATGACGGGTTTTAAACCAGAATTAAACTACGATACTGTTAAAAACGGTCATGCAGACTACTATTGGGGCATGGGAAATACTGCAGAAGCAGTTGCCAATCAATTTAAAGTTTCCAGAGAAGACCAAGACGAATTTGCCTACAATTCTCATATGAAAGCACTAAAAGCACAAGCAGAAAATCGTTTTCAAGACCAAATTGTACCTATTGAAGTAGAAGAAACCTATTTAGATGCCAATGGCAAAAAAGCAACCAAAAAATATACCGTAAATAAAGATGAAGGACCAAGAGCAGGAACTTCAATCGCTGTTTTAAACAAATTACGTCCCGTTTTTGCAGCTGGTGGAAGCGTTACAGCAGGAAACTCGTCTCAAATGAGTGATGGCGCTGCTTTTGTAATAGTAATGAGCGAAGAAATGGTAAAGGAATTAAATATAGAACCTATTGCAAGAGTTGTAAACTATGCTGCTGCTGGTGTAGAACCTAGAATTATGGGAATTGGGCCTGTAGCTGCCATTCCAAAAGCGTTAAAACAAGCAGGTTTGCAACAAAACGATATCGATTTAATTGAATTGAACGAAGCTTTTGCTTCTCAATCTTTAGCAGTAATGCGTGAGTTAAACTTAAATCAAGATATTGTAAATGTAAATGGTGGAGCCATTGCATTAGGACATCCATTAGGCTGTACAGGGGCAAAATTATCAGTACAGTTATTTGATGAAATGCGCAAACGCAATCTAAAAAACAAATACGGTATGGTAACCATGTGTGTAGGAACTGGACAAGGTGCTGCTGGTATTTTTGAATTCCTTTCTTAA
- a CDS encoding four helix bundle protein, giving the protein MHRFEELKIWQKAMDITEKCYRVSENFPKEEKYGLTSQLRRSAVSIPSNISEGAGRNTNGEFKQFLGIANGSSYELLTQLYLSKRLNLINEENVRPIINEIIEVTKMNYSLQKSLTKS; this is encoded by the coding sequence ATGCACAGATTTGAAGAGCTGAAAATATGGCAAAAGGCAATGGACATTACCGAAAAATGTTACAGAGTTTCAGAAAATTTCCCCAAAGAGGAAAAATATGGTTTGACATCACAACTTAGAAGAAGTGCTGTTTCTATTCCCTCTAATATATCTGAAGGAGCAGGAAGAAATACAAATGGAGAATTCAAGCAATTTTTAGGAATTGCAAATGGTTCTTCTTATGAATTATTAACTCAATTATATTTATCTAAAAGGTTAAATTTAATTAATGAAGAAAATGTAAGACCTATAATTAATGAAATTATTGAAGTAACAAAAATGAATTATTCTCTTCAAAAATCACTTACAAAGTCTTAA
- a CDS encoding ABC transporter ATP-binding protein, with translation MKNLLEINNVVKKYGNFTALNDVSIHIPKGSVYGLLGPNGAGKTSLIRIVNQITMPDSGTVLLDGEKLAAHHIEQIGYLPEERGLYKSMKVGEQALYLAQLKGLSKAEAKKRLQYWFEKFDISAWWGKKIEELSKGMAQKVQFIVTVMHKPKLLIFDEPFSGFDPINAQLIANEILQLRDEGATIIFSTHRMESVEEMCDEIALINKSNLILEGKLDDIKRNFRTNTFQVGLKTENQVEVEKTLKENFKVSAADFKLLNDGLTLNVQLNENNSANDLLSFLTSRGEVQHFVELIPSANDIFIEAIHKNN, from the coding sequence ATGAAGAATTTATTAGAAATAAATAATGTAGTAAAAAAATATGGCAATTTTACAGCATTAAACGATGTTTCCATACATATTCCTAAAGGAAGTGTGTATGGTTTGTTAGGGCCAAATGGTGCAGGAAAAACATCTTTAATTAGAATTGTAAATCAAATTACAATGCCAGATTCTGGTACAGTATTACTGGATGGAGAGAAATTAGCAGCACATCATATAGAACAAATAGGATATTTACCCGAAGAACGCGGTTTGTATAAATCGATGAAAGTTGGCGAACAAGCTTTGTACTTGGCGCAATTAAAAGGTTTAAGTAAGGCTGAAGCAAAAAAAAGATTACAATATTGGTTCGAAAAATTCGATATTAGTGCTTGGTGGGGAAAAAAAATCGAAGAACTCTCGAAAGGAATGGCGCAAAAAGTACAGTTTATTGTTACTGTAATGCACAAACCTAAATTGTTAATTTTTGATGAGCCTTTTTCTGGTTTCGATCCTATAAACGCACAATTAATTGCCAACGAAATTTTACAATTAAGAGACGAAGGTGCAACCATTATTTTTTCTACACATAGAATGGAATCTGTAGAAGAAATGTGCGATGAGATTGCATTAATAAACAAATCGAATTTAATTTTAGAAGGAAAATTAGACGATATTAAGCGTAATTTTAGAACAAACACCTTTCAAGTTGGCTTAAAAACCGAAAACCAAGTTGAGGTAGAAAAAACGTTAAAAGAAAACTTTAAAGTATCTGCTGCAGATTTTAAATTATTAAATGACGGTTTAACTTTAAATGTTCAGTTAAACGAAAACAATTCTGCAAACGATTTGTTATCTTTTTTAACAAGTAGAGGAGAAGTGCAACATTTTGTAGAATTGATACCAAGTGCGAACGATATTTTTATTGAAGCAATACATAAAAACAATTAA
- a CDS encoding 3-hydroxyacyl-CoA dehydrogenase/enoyl-CoA hydratase family protein translates to MTRRIKKVAIIGSGIMGSGIACHFANIGVEVLLLDIIPRELTDKEKAKGLTLEDKVVRNRLVNDALTASLKSKPSPIYNQKFANRITTGNLDDDLHKVADVDWIMEVVVERLDIKKSVFEKIEKYRKAGTIISSNTSGIPIKFMNEGRSEDFQQHFAVTHFFNPPRYLKLFEVVPGPNCKQEVTDFLMMYGEKFLGKTSVLAKDTPAFIGNRVGIFGIQSLFHQVKELGLTVEEVDKLTGPVIGRPKSATFRTVDVVGLDTLVHVANGIYENCPNDEAHELFKLPDFINTMMENKWLGSKTGQGFYKKTVNAEGKKEILALDLDTMEYRPSKKAKFATLELTKTIEKPIDRFKILVGGKDKAGEFYRKNFAAMFAYVQNRIPEISDELYKIDDAMKAGFGWENGPFEIWDAVGVEKGIELIKAEGKEPATWVTEMVENGVSSFYAVKDGATYYYDIPSKSQTKKPGQDGFIILDNIRKSNQVFKNSGVVIEDIGDGILNVEFQSKMNTIGGDVLAGINKGIDLAEKDFQGLVVGNQAANFSVGANIGMIFMMAVEQEYYELNYAIKYFQDTMMRMRYSAIPTISAPHGMALGGGCEISLHADKVVAAAETYMGLVEFGVGVIPGGGGSKEMALRASDSFNKGDVELNILQENFLTIGMAKVSTSAYEAFDLGLMQKGKDVVLVNKDRQIATAKAHAKLMAESGYTQPPKRKDVKVLGKQALGMFLVGTDSMEHSNYISEHDQKIANKLAYVMAGGDLSEPTLVTEQYLLDLEREAFLSLCTERKTLERIQAMLKTGKPLRN, encoded by the coding sequence ATGACTAGAAGAATAAAAAAAGTAGCAATTATCGGTTCCGGAATTATGGGTAGTGGAATTGCTTGTCATTTTGCCAATATTGGCGTAGAAGTTCTTTTATTGGATATTATTCCTAGAGAATTAACTGACAAAGAAAAAGCGAAAGGTTTAACGTTAGAAGACAAAGTGGTGCGCAATCGTTTGGTAAATGATGCATTAACTGCCTCTTTAAAATCAAAACCGTCACCTATTTATAATCAAAAGTTTGCAAACAGAATTACCACAGGTAATTTAGATGACGATTTGCACAAAGTTGCAGATGTAGATTGGATTATGGAGGTTGTGGTTGAAAGGCTAGACATTAAAAAATCTGTTTTTGAGAAAATTGAAAAATATAGAAAAGCAGGAACGATAATTTCTTCAAACACTTCAGGAATTCCTATCAAATTTATGAATGAAGGAAGAAGCGAAGATTTTCAACAACATTTTGCAGTAACGCATTTTTTTAATCCGCCAAGATATCTAAAACTGTTTGAAGTAGTTCCTGGCCCAAACTGCAAACAAGAAGTTACAGACTTTTTAATGATGTATGGTGAAAAATTCTTAGGAAAAACTTCTGTTTTAGCGAAAGATACGCCTGCATTTATTGGAAACAGAGTGGGTATTTTCGGAATTCAATCTTTATTTCATCAAGTAAAAGAATTGGGTTTAACGGTTGAAGAAGTAGATAAATTAACAGGTCCTGTGATTGGTCGCCCAAAATCTGCCACTTTTAGAACGGTTGATGTCGTGGGTTTAGATACTTTAGTGCATGTTGCGAATGGTATTTATGAGAATTGCCCTAATGACGAAGCTCACGAATTGTTTAAACTTCCAGATTTCATTAATACAATGATGGAAAACAAGTGGTTGGGAAGCAAAACAGGGCAAGGGTTTTACAAAAAAACAGTAAATGCCGAAGGAAAAAAAGAAATTCTTGCTTTAGATTTAGATACAATGGAGTATCGACCTTCTAAAAAAGCAAAATTTGCAACGTTAGAATTAACAAAAACAATAGAAAAACCAATTGATCGATTTAAAATATTAGTTGGCGGAAAAGATAAAGCCGGTGAGTTTTACAGAAAAAACTTTGCAGCAATGTTTGCCTATGTGCAAAATAGAATTCCAGAAATTTCTGATGAATTATACAAGATAGATGATGCCATGAAAGCTGGTTTTGGTTGGGAAAATGGTCCTTTCGAAATTTGGGATGCTGTTGGCGTAGAAAAAGGAATCGAGTTAATAAAAGCCGAAGGAAAAGAACCTGCAACTTGGGTTACAGAAATGGTAGAAAATGGGGTGTCTTCTTTTTATGCTGTAAAAGACGGTGCAACTTATTATTACGATATTCCTTCTAAATCTCAAACGAAAAAACCGGGTCAAGATGGATTTATTATTTTAGACAATATTCGAAAATCGAACCAAGTTTTCAAAAACTCTGGCGTGGTTATCGAAGATATTGGAGACGGAATTTTAAATGTAGAATTCCAATCGAAAATGAACACCATTGGTGGCGATGTTTTAGCAGGAATTAATAAAGGAATAGATTTAGCGGAAAAAGATTTCCAAGGTTTGGTCGTTGGTAACCAAGCCGCAAACTTCTCTGTAGGAGCAAACATTGGTATGATTTTTATGATGGCTGTAGAGCAAGAATATTACGAATTAAACTACGCCATAAAATATTTCCAAGATACTATGATGCGCATGCGTTATTCTGCAATACCAACCATTTCTGCACCTCATGGAATGGCTTTAGGCGGTGGTTGTGAAATTTCTTTGCATGCAGATAAAGTAGTTGCTGCAGCAGAAACCTATATGGGATTAGTAGAATTTGGAGTTGGTGTAATTCCAGGTGGTGGTGGTTCTAAGGAAATGGCTTTAAGAGCCTCAGATTCTTTTAATAAAGGCGATGTTGAGTTAAATATTTTACAAGAAAACTTTTTAACCATTGGAATGGCAAAAGTATCTACTTCTGCCTACGAAGCGTTTGATTTAGGGTTGATGCAAAAAGGAAAAGATGTTGTGCTAGTTAATAAAGACCGACAAATTGCCACTGCAAAAGCACACGCAAAATTAATGGCTGAAAGTGGTTACACACAACCGCCAAAACGCAAAGACGTAAAAGTCTTAGGAAAACAAGCCTTAGGAATGTTTTTAGTAGGAACAGATTCGATGGAACATTCTAACTACATTTCTGAACACGACCAAAAAATCGCAAATAAATTAGCTTATGTAATGGCTGGTGGAGATTTATCTGAACCAACCTTAGTAACAGAACAATATTTATTAGATTTAGAAAGAGAAGCATTTTTATCGCTTTGTACAGAACGCAAAACCCTAGAAAGAATTCAAGCGATGTTAAAAACCGGAAAACCATTGCGTAATTAA
- a CDS encoding MarR family winged helix-turn-helix transcriptional regulator, giving the protein MEKYKSIDHQLRATWQAVAKMYNEQALAHNSTMATAFVLLNIDKVYGTPSTALGPLMGMEPTSLSRILKNMEDKGAIYREKNPDDGRSVIIKLTEYGKEMRAVSKVHVIQFNETVIQNVSQRDLEGFFNVTSKINKLIADKEIYKETSNKAV; this is encoded by the coding sequence ATGGAGAAATATAAATCGATAGATCATCAATTAAGAGCAACATGGCAAGCAGTTGCTAAAATGTATAACGAGCAGGCATTGGCTCATAACAGTACAATGGCTACTGCTTTTGTTTTACTAAATATAGACAAAGTATATGGAACTCCATCTACGGCTTTAGGGCCTTTAATGGGAATGGAACCCACAAGTCTTTCTAGAATTTTAAAAAACATGGAAGATAAAGGTGCCATTTATAGAGAAAAAAATCCTGATGATGGTAGAAGTGTAATCATTAAATTAACTGAATACGGAAAAGAAATGCGTGCCGTTTCTAAAGTACATGTAATTCAATTTAACGAAACTGTGATACAAAATGTATCTCAAAGAGATTTAGAAGGTTTTTTTAATGTAACTTCAAAAATAAATAAATTAATTGCAGATAAAGAAATTTATAAAGAAACAAGCAACAAAGCAGTATAA
- a CDS encoding acyl-CoA dehydrogenase family protein: METSKKELLRGGQFLVKETNCEDVFTPEDFTEEQQMMKEAVMEFNDREIIPHKNRFEAKDYALTEEVMRKAGELGFLGVAVPEEYGGLGMGFVSTLLTCDYISSGTGSFSTAFGAHTGIGTMPITLYGTEEQKQKYVPKLATGEWFGAYCLTEPGAGSDANSGKTTAELSADRKSYKINGQKMWISNAGFCRLMIVFARIENDKNITGFIVEYDKDNPNGITLGEEEHKLGIRASSTRQVFFNDTVVPVENMLAGRGEGFKIAMNALNVGRIKLAGACLDSQRRVLTTAVQYANERKQFKTPIANFGAIKVKLAEMATNAYVGESATYRAAKNIEDRIALRVEAGNTHQEAELKGVEEYAIECSILKVAVSEDIQNCADEGIQIFGGMGFSEETPMEAAWRDARIARIYEGTNEINRMLSVGMLIKKAMKGHVDLLGPATEVANSLMGIPSFDTPDYSELFAEEKEMIAKLKKTFLMVAGAALQKYGPEVEEQQQLLVAAADILIEIYMAESAILRTEKNAKRFGEASQSVQIAMSKLYLYHAVDKIEEKGKESIISFAEGDEQRMMLMGLKRFTKYANYPDIVDLRNEIAEKVKAENKYCF; the protein is encoded by the coding sequence ATGGAAACATCAAAAAAAGAACTTTTAAGAGGTGGTCAATTTCTTGTAAAAGAAACAAACTGCGAAGACGTTTTTACTCCAGAAGATTTTACAGAGGAGCAACAAATGATGAAAGAAGCTGTGATGGAATTTAACGACCGTGAAATTATTCCTCATAAAAATCGTTTCGAAGCAAAAGATTATGCTTTAACAGAAGAAGTAATGCGTAAAGCTGGAGAATTAGGGTTCTTAGGCGTTGCTGTACCAGAAGAATATGGTGGATTGGGAATGGGATTCGTTTCTACCTTATTAACTTGTGATTATATTTCAAGTGGAACAGGGTCTTTTAGTACTGCATTTGGTGCGCATACAGGAATTGGAACCATGCCAATTACTTTATACGGAACTGAAGAACAAAAACAAAAATATGTACCCAAATTAGCTACTGGAGAGTGGTTTGGCGCGTATTGTTTAACAGAACCTGGAGCGGGTTCTGATGCAAATTCTGGAAAAACCACTGCAGAACTTTCTGCTGACAGAAAATCTTACAAAATCAACGGACAAAAAATGTGGATTTCTAACGCAGGTTTTTGTCGTTTAATGATTGTATTTGCAAGAATAGAAAATGATAAAAATATTACAGGTTTTATTGTAGAATACGACAAAGACAATCCAAACGGAATTACTTTAGGAGAAGAAGAACATAAATTAGGTATTAGAGCATCATCAACAAGACAAGTATTTTTTAACGATACTGTTGTGCCTGTAGAAAACATGCTAGCTGGACGTGGAGAAGGTTTTAAAATAGCCATGAATGCTTTAAACGTTGGTCGTATTAAATTGGCAGGCGCATGTTTAGATTCTCAACGTAGAGTGCTTACAACTGCAGTACAATATGCCAATGAGCGCAAACAATTTAAAACTCCTATTGCAAATTTTGGTGCCATTAAAGTAAAATTGGCAGAAATGGCAACCAATGCTTATGTGGGCGAATCTGCAACGTATAGAGCCGCTAAAAATATAGAAGATCGAATTGCATTAAGAGTAGAAGCTGGTAACACACACCAAGAAGCAGAATTAAAAGGTGTAGAAGAATATGCAATCGAATGTTCTATTTTAAAAGTGGCAGTTTCCGAAGATATTCAAAATTGTGCAGATGAGGGAATTCAAATTTTTGGTGGAATGGGCTTTTCCGAAGAAACACCAATGGAAGCTGCGTGGAGAGATGCAAGAATTGCCCGTATTTACGAAGGAACCAACGAAATTAACAGAATGCTTTCTGTGGGAATGTTAATTAAAAAAGCCATGAAAGGGCATGTAGATTTATTAGGTCCAGCAACTGAAGTTGCAAACAGCTTAATGGGCATTCCTTCTTTTGATACGCCTGATTATTCTGAATTATTTGCGGAAGAAAAAGAAATGATTGCAAAATTGAAAAAAACTTTCTTAATGGTTGCTGGTGCAGCATTGCAAAAATATGGGCCAGAAGTCGAAGAACAACAACAATTATTAGTTGCAGCTGCAGACATTTTAATTGAAATATACATGGCAGAATCTGCGATTTTAAGAACCGAAAAAAATGCAAAACGTTTTGGTGAAGCATCTCAATCTGTACAAATTGCCATGTCTAAATTATATTTATATCATGCCGTAGATAAAATCGAAGAAAAAGGAAAAGAAAGCATTATTTCTTTTGCTGAAGGTGATGAGCAGCGTATGATGTTAATGGGCTTAAAGCGTTTTACAAAATACGCGAATTACCCAGATATTGTAGATTTACGTAACGAAATCGCAGAAAAAGTAAAAGCCGAAAATAAATACTGCTTCTAA
- a CDS encoding septum formation inhibitor Maf encodes MKLSLNITLPIFATILLFVFCNHVEPKTTKSIEVAQKHPKFNEYWYQGKAEITSYKLTQSRYGELYEGTAVNIFVTEDFLPDKQVKADNRNDKNIPILKLNSTKKFITGIYPYSLMTSTFSPINTNEKAIKISFSAQEWCGNTFVQLNNREQFKIDFHSYFESNADRKISLDKNILEDELWNILRINPKSLPIGKLTIIPSFEFLALNHQKIKAYKATTSLVEKDNFIIYAIHYPKLERTLVIKATKEFPFIIESWEETSTRNGKTLTTKAQKIKTIKSAYWNKNSASDTKERKELGL; translated from the coding sequence ATGAAACTTTCTCTTAACATAACACTTCCAATTTTTGCAACTATACTTTTATTTGTTTTCTGTAATCATGTCGAACCTAAAACAACAAAATCTATTGAAGTTGCTCAAAAACATCCAAAATTTAACGAATATTGGTATCAAGGAAAGGCAGAAATAACTTCTTATAAATTAACACAAAGCAGGTATGGAGAATTGTACGAAGGAACTGCTGTAAATATTTTTGTTACGGAAGATTTTTTACCAGACAAACAGGTAAAAGCAGATAACAGAAATGATAAAAACATACCCATTTTAAAATTAAATAGTACTAAAAAATTTATTACAGGTATTTACCCTTACTCTTTAATGACCAGCACCTTCTCTCCTATCAACACAAACGAAAAAGCAATTAAAATTTCTTTTTCTGCACAAGAATGGTGTGGAAATACGTTTGTTCAGTTAAATAATAGAGAACAATTTAAAATTGATTTTCACTCTTATTTCGAAAGTAATGCTGATAGAAAGATATCTTTAGATAAAAATATTTTAGAAGATGAACTGTGGAACATCTTACGAATCAATCCGAAGAGTTTACCCATTGGAAAATTAACCATCATTCCTTCTTTTGAGTTTTTAGCGTTAAATCATCAAAAAATAAAAGCATACAAAGCAACAACCTCTTTAGTTGAAAAAGATAATTTTATAATTTATGCGATACATTATCCTAAATTGGAAAGAACTCTTGTTATCAAAGCCACAAAAGAATTCCCTTTTATTATCGAAAGTTGGGAAGAAACTTCAACTAGAAACGGAAAAACATTAACGACAAAAGCCCAAAAAATTAAGACTATAAAATCTGCTTATTGGAATAAAAATAGTGCTTCAGATACTAAAGAACGAAAAGAATTGGGCTTGTAA
- a CDS encoding mechanosensitive ion channel family protein translates to MQDKIEQVKDTIVEEANSILDYKFVFSDQISITVKGLLFVALALILTAFILKLIRRFITRKMPENDKIKFISVFSYIRWLVFLVIFLVAMDASGVNVTAVFAASAVLLIGVGLALQTLFQDIISGVFILVDKSVHVGDIIELEGKVGRVLDIRLRTTRAVTIDNKVLVIPNHLYLTNILFNWTENGVETREVVNVGVAYGSDVELVKKILVEVAKKHPKVLKIPEPTVLFTDFADSSLNFRLVFSLNNSFEARFVQSDIRFAIDKAFRENNVTIPFPQRDVHLFQNKE, encoded by the coding sequence ATGCAAGACAAGATAGAGCAAGTAAAAGATACAATTGTAGAAGAAGCAAATTCTATTTTAGACTATAAATTTGTTTTTTCTGATCAAATAAGTATCACCGTAAAAGGGTTGTTATTTGTTGCATTAGCCCTTATTTTAACAGCCTTTATTTTAAAGTTAATTAGAAGGTTTATAACAAGAAAAATGCCCGAAAACGATAAAATTAAATTTATTAGCGTTTTTAGTTATATAAGGTGGCTGGTTTTTTTGGTTATTTTTTTAGTTGCAATGGATGCTTCTGGAGTAAATGTTACAGCCGTATTTGCTGCCTCTGCAGTGCTTTTAATTGGGGTTGGTTTGGCTTTACAAACCTTGTTTCAAGACATTATTTCTGGAGTATTTATTTTGGTAGATAAATCCGTTCATGTTGGCGATATTATAGAGTTAGAAGGAAAAGTAGGACGTGTTTTAGACATTAGGTTAAGAACCACAAGAGCCGTAACAATCGATAATAAAGTACTAGTGATACCAAATCACTTATATTTAACAAATATTTTATTCAATTGGACAGAAAATGGCGTAGAAACTAGAGAGGTTGTTAATGTTGGTGTAGCCTATGGAAGTGATGTAGAATTGGTAAAAAAAATCTTAGTAGAAGTTGCAAAAAAACACCCAAAAGTTCTTAAAATACCAGAACCAACTGTTTTATTTACAGATTTTGCAGACAGTTCTTTAAACTTTAGATTGGTGTTTTCTTTAAATAATAGTTTTGAAGCTAGATTTGTACAAAGCGACATTCGATTTGCGATAGACAAAGCTTTTAGAGAAAATAACGTTACCATACCTTTTCCACAAAGAGATGTGCATCTTTTTCAAAACAAAGAATAA
- a CDS encoding ABC transporter permease — protein sequence MSKLKLIIQREFIAKVRNKSFIVMTFLSPIIMVAMLTLVVFLMKKNDKKTKTIVYVDNSGLFEKNDFKDTKSVKYTDYTSLGIEATKKKVAEGSYYGVLYIPQKDSLEILANSIEFYSKDSPNMSLINSLESKIEKKLRNKKLTNFGIDLAQIEASKLNTDIKMYDFSGEESSKLRNWIKIIFGAIAGYLLMMFVMIYGTSVMRSVIEEKTSRIIEIIVSSVKPFQLMLGKIIGNASAGLLQFFIWGILLFVILTIVSSVFGVDMSQMQNTSVSAEQMDAVKNATEGDKMQLVVQEILGLPILKLFVLFIFYFLGGFMLYSSLFTAVGAAVDNETDTQQFMLPIMLPLILAVYVGFATVVNDPHGPVSIIFSYIPFTSPIVMLMRVPFGVSWTELAISMSLLIATFVFMVWLAAKIYRVGILMYGKKATYKDLYKWLKY from the coding sequence ATGAGTAAGTTAAAATTAATTATTCAGCGTGAATTTATTGCGAAAGTTCGAAACAAATCATTTATAGTGATGACTTTTTTGAGTCCGATTATTATGGTTGCTATGCTAACTTTGGTTGTTTTTTTGATGAAAAAAAATGATAAAAAAACAAAAACGATTGTTTATGTAGATAATTCTGGTTTGTTCGAAAAAAACGATTTTAAAGATACAAAATCTGTAAAATATACCGATTATACCTCTTTAGGAATCGAAGCAACCAAGAAAAAAGTAGCAGAAGGAAGTTATTATGGTGTTTTGTATATCCCGCAAAAAGATAGCTTAGAAATCTTAGCAAATTCTATAGAATTTTACTCTAAAGATTCGCCAAATATGTCTTTAATAAATTCTTTAGAAAGCAAAATAGAGAAGAAACTTAGAAATAAAAAACTAACTAATTTTGGGATTGATTTGGCACAAATTGAAGCTTCAAAACTGAATACAGATATTAAAATGTATGATTTTTCTGGAGAAGAATCATCAAAATTAAGAAATTGGATTAAGATTATCTTTGGTGCAATTGCAGGGTATTTATTAATGATGTTTGTAATGATTTACGGTACTTCTGTAATGAGAAGCGTTATCGAAGAAAAAACAAGCAGAATTATAGAAATTATTGTTTCTTCTGTAAAACCGTTTCAATTAATGCTGGGTAAAATTATTGGAAATGCTTCTGCAGGTTTACTTCAATTTTTTATTTGGGGAATATTACTTTTTGTAATTTTAACCATCGTTTCTTCTGTTTTTGGTGTAGATATGTCTCAAATGCAAAATACCTCTGTTTCTGCAGAACAAATGGATGCTGTTAAAAATGCAACAGAAGGCGATAAAATGCAATTGGTGGTTCAAGAAATTTTAGGTTTGCCAATTTTAAAATTATTTGTACTTTTTATCTTTTACTTTTTAGGCGGTTTTATGTTATACAGTTCTCTTTTTACGGCAGTTGGTGCGGCTGTAGATAACGAAACCGACACGCAACAATTTATGTTGCCAATTATGTTGCCATTAATATTGGCAGTTTACGTTGGTTTTGCAACTGTGGTAAATGATCCTCATGGCCCCGTTTCAATAATTTTTTCCTATATTCCTTTCACATCGCCCATTGTTATGTTAATGAGAGTTCCTTTTGGCGTTTCTTGGACAGAATTAGCAATTTCGATGAGTTTATTAATTGCTACCTTCGTTTTTATGGTGTGGCTAGCAGCGAAAATTTACAGAGTTGGTATTTTAATGTATGGCAAAAAAGCAACCTACAAAGATTTGTACAAATGGTTAAAATATTAA